CATGCGGCTTGCGATATTCCGCGAAAAAATCCGTGCATGCATCATGGCGCCCGATTACGAAGCGCCGGCAAACACGACGGAGAACGGCAGCGAACCCAACATGCCAAACGGGCAGCAACACCTTGACTGAAAAGAATTTTTCCGCGAAAACCACGCCCCGCCGCGTGTCCGTCGCGCCGATGATGGACTGGACTGACCGCCATTGTCGCGCCCTGCATCGAACCATCTCGCGACATGCCTGGCTGTATACGGAAATGGTGACGACGGGCGCGCTGATGCATGGCGACGTGGCGCGCCATCTCGCGTTCACGCCCGACGAGGCGCCCGTCGCGCTGCAACTGGGCGGCAGCGAACCCGACGATCTCGCAAAGTCGGCCAAGCTCGGTGAAAACTGGGGCTACGACGAAATCAACCTGAACTGCGGCTGCCCGTCGGAGCGCGTGCAGCGCGGCGCGTTCGGCGCCTGCCTGATGAACGAGCCGACGCTCGTGGCCGATTGCGTGAAGGCGATGCGCGACGCGGTGTCGGTGCCGGTGACGGTCAAGCACCGGATCGGCGTGGATGCCGTGGAGGAGTACGCGTTCGTGCGCGATTTCGTGGGCACCGTCGCGCAGGCCGGCTGCGACGTATTCATCGTCCACGCGCGCAACGCGATCCTGAAGGGCCTCTCGCCGAAGGAGAACCGCGAGATCCCGCCGCTCAAGTACGATTACGCGTACCGGCTCAAGCAGGATTTCCCTGACCTCGAGATCATCATCAACGGCGGCATCACGACGCTCGATGAAGTCGATGCGCATTTGCAGCACGTCGACGGCGTGATGCTCGGCCGCGAGGCCTATCACAACCCGTTCGTGCTGGCCGAGGTCGATGCGCGTTTCTACGGTGCGGCCGGCGCAGTGCCGACGCGCGAGGAAATCGAGGCGCAGCTGATCGCCTACTGCACCGACGCCGTCGCACGCGGCACCTACCTGGGCGCGATCGTGCGCCACGCGCTCGGGCTCTACCGCGGCGTGCATGGCGCGCGCGGCTGGCGGCGCGTGCTGTCGGACAGCAAACGGCTCTCGCGCGGCGACGTGGCGGCGATCTTCGCCGAGGCTCGAACCCACCTGACGGCCCCCTCCGAAATTTTTTAAAAAAGGGGCTGTACAAAACGAAGAAGTGTCCATATAATCTCACTTCTTCGCTGCTGAAACAAAACGGCAACGAAGCAGAAGTAAGCAATAACAGTGGTGGCTGTAGCTCAGTTGGTAGAGTCCAGGATTGTGATTCCTGTCGTCGTGGGTTCGAGTCCCATCAGCCACCCCAAAGAATGTCAGTAAAAACAGGCGCTTAGGCGCCTGTTTTGCTTTCCATGATGTGAATTTCGGAGCGGAAAACGCAATTTCGGAATTTACTCGATCGCATTTGTCGTCTTCACCTTTCCTCGATCGTCTCGCTGATGTGCCGTGCAGGGATTCGCCTGCGCGGCGAAATCGTATGCGCCCGCGTCTCGATTCGACAATTCGATGGTGATGGCGGCGGGGCGGAGATCCTCCATCGAGAAGTCATCGGGGTGCTTCGTCGGCATCGTTTCCATCCCTCCCTTTATCGGGCGGTTGATCCGGTTCGCGATGCGCTGCGCGGCCTCGCGCATCATCTTCCCTTCCTGCTCGCGCGCGATCTTGGGATCGTGCGCGCCGATGAAGGCGTACACGGCGTTCTGCCAGACCGACGCCCAGCCACTCTTCGGATGCGTCTAGCCGCGCCGGTTCGGGAACAGTAAGGCGCCGTCGATCTGCCGATCGTGTACCGACCCAGTCAAAACCTGCTCACGTCATATTGAACGAAAAGACGATGAGCACGAAGATGGACGAAGATATCAAACGATGGACTGCCAAGCGCAAGAGCGCGCTGGTGACGGACATCGTTCAGGGCAAGACGACGGTTGCCGAAGCCAACCGCACCTATGACCGGTCGCCATCCGAGGTCGAGAACTGGGTGGACGTGGACGACGACAAGCGAGGCATGAAGAACGCGCTGCGCGCCAATCCGCTTGACGTCAAGAGCAATACGAGCGGCAGGTCAAGGAGCTGCAAGCGGCTTACTGCGAAGCCATGCTGGAGTTGCGCGCCAGAAAAAATTGCAGTCCCTGCTGGGCGAGGACGAGAAGTGATCGAAACGATCCATCAGGGACTGAAAGAAGAAGGCGTTGTCGTTTCGATTTCCCAGCTCTGCAGGTGGTTCGACGTGCCGCGCCGAACCGTGTATTACCGGCCAGTCAAAGCACATCCCGTCGTGCAGGCGCGTTTCTCGGAACCGATCAAGGCGATGATCGAAGAGTCACCATCGTTCGGTTATCGGACGGTGGCGCACCTGCTGGCTTCAACAAGAACACCGTGCAACGCGTGTTCCAGTTGATGGGCTGGCACGTGCGCAAGCGGCCGGTTGGCTTTCGGCCACGCGTGCAATCAATGCCATCGGTTGCGCTGCAGCCAAACGAGCGCTGGTCCACCGACATGTGCCGTGTTTGGGCAGGACGAGACGGCTGGGCAACTTTAGCCTTGGTCATCGATTGCTACACGCGCGAGTTGCTGGGTTGGCACCTGTCTCGCAGCGGAAAGGCGACGACCGCAACCGACGCGCTGGAACATGCCTTGATCGCCCGATTCGGCACTCTGGGGCGCGTGTCGAGGCCGTTCTTGCTGAGGAATGACAACGGCCCGGTTTTCACGAGTCAAAAGTACACGAAGCTGGTACGGAATTACGCACCGGCGACCGCATCAATCGCTGCAGATGAAGGCTCCGGCCGAGGCATTTGCTTTAGCCGCTTAACCTGTGCAGGCTTGGCGCGGTCATTAGATGGACGTCGTGGTGCGTGTAAGAGAGGCGGTGGACCCATCGCGTGCAGCGAGTCAGGCTGCGTTTGATGTAAACGTCGTGTTTATTTCTGGATCGACGGCCTCACCCGACCCGTTCACGTTGATCCGTATGGCGAAGCGTCACGAGAGGGAAGTCTCGATTCTTCAAGATTAGCGGATTTTGGAAAAAATCATCGAAGTCGAGATAAAACGCAGGAAGGCGTGAATCAGCGTGACGAGAACTATTTGGAAAGACCGGTGTCGTTCCGCGGCGCGACATCCATATTTATCCATCGATCAGCGCACGGCCTCGTCTTTTCGAGGCCGCGTGCTTCGTGGCGAATCGTTCGCGAGAAAGAGTTCCAGCGTCCGCTGCAGGGCCTCAAATATCTCGTTGGAAATTCCCGCACCGTCTGCGGCAATAATCGAGTCGATCAGCGTTTGAGCGGCCGGGCTGCATTTTCTCAGGGCCGCGTTGTCGGCGGTCTGGTGATTCGGTGTCAGCTCGGCGTGCAGGTCGTCCGACGCAAATTCCAGCCCCTTGCCATCCTCGATCCAGGTCGCGTCGATACCCAGCATCTTCTGTGCGAGCAGGCGCCCCTCCTTGGACACGCCGTGACCGCGATAAGCCCAGTTGTTCAACACTTGCTCGCTTTTGTTGAGCGCGCGCGCGAGGTCCGCAAGTCGCACGATCGTGCGATCCTTCCTATTGGCCGCGGCAAGGAGCCGCGCGACAGACGCGTGCATTGGCTTTTCCATGCGCGCAATGTTGGCGCAAGTGCTCGCCTTGTTGATAAACGTCATGTTTGATTTTTAATTAAACATAGTGTTTAATTGCGCCATGAATGTCATCGCAATTAAGCAAGGCACAGCGTCAGGCCACCGATTGATTGGCAGCGGCGGCGGTTATCGGAAATTCACCCACGCGCTTCACATGGACGCCGCCCGCGCGGCTCGGTACGCACGGACTGCCGGCCGGCGCGGCAGGCCCGCACCGGCCGGCACCGTGCCGCCTGTCGGGACCGCCAGGGTTCCGATGGAGATTGCTAGGCCGCTTCGCAACTTCCAGCCACCGCCGGGCGCGCGCGATGCATCGGCCGGAACACCCTCGAGCCAATTGACGGCGCTGCTGTTCCGCCGTGCTTTTTCCTTGCGCAGCAACAAACCGGTGACGCTGACCATGCAGGCACGCCACATGTCCGGCGTCCGTGCCGAGAGTGGCGAACGCCGCCGTGACCGCTCACGACGGCCCGGTTTCATCGCGGCAATCGACGGCGAGGATGGGATGAAAAGCGGGCCTTGAAGACTCCGAGACACGTTGATATGAGGGATGCCGGCGGGCATCTCCCGACGACGCTATCCCGCCGCGGCTCTGGATGCCGTGGCGCCTGAGGGTCAGTCGGCCTCCGTGCCGGATACAGTGGTGTCGGTGCCATCGGGCTCCGGTCCGGGCGGGAGATCCAGATAGACGTTCACCACGATCTCGTCGGTTCGATAGCGAAACACCCGGCCGATCACGATGAAGGTCTGCGTGCCGCCGGCCAGATCGGTCTCGAGGAAATCGCCGGTTTGCGGAAAGGGGGCGCCGGTTTCGTAGTGAAACATCGTGTTGTCGGCACCCGACAGGGCTTCGCGTGCTCTGTCGGTGTAATTCAGGTTGATGGTCGTCGCCATGCAAACCCCGCTGTTTAAGTTGAGGGAGGATAAGAACTTCAATTTTCGCACGACGCGGTTGGTGTCTTTCAATATTGACACGGCGGCCGGCGCGCCGATGCACATCAGATTTCGAAACGAAGCGAAACGGCATCGGTGCGCGGCAGGCCGATTTCCGATCGGGCGGATGTAGATACATTCCAGGTGCCTAAAATTCCAAACGGGTATCGAAAATGATTTGCACTTCTAATCAGAACGTGCGGTCTTGTCATGACGTATTGCCGGCTCGAATCAGTAGAAACCGAGCGAGCACACCGGAGAGAACGATGAAAATCATGCACGGGAAGCGATCCACTCACGCCGCCGCGTCAAGCCGGAAGAGCGACAGCGTCGATACGGTCGAACGATTGCCGGAAGGGCAGCAGGCACCGTTGTCCTCGCGTGTTGCAAGCCAGGTTTCCGGCAGCGCAGCTTGGCTCGATAGATCGCGAGAGCTATCGGCGGCGATACAGGTGCCGTGATGAGCGAGATCGTATTCAAGTCGGCGTTCGACGCGGTCCGCTTTGCGCTCTGTTATTCGTCGCAGCAGTATGGGGAGACGATCCTGGCGAAGCACGTCGATGCTTCGAAAAAAGGCTCCGGGATGGGGCTGGTCGGATTGGACGGCGCTGCCCAGGTTGGCATGATCCGCCGCGAGATCGAGAGCCTGTCGGAGTTGCATCTTGCCGTGATCGTCGCGCGCGCGGCGCCTCGGCAATTGCCCTGCGATTGCGGCAGACCTTGTTGTTCGCACTGGCGGCCGAACGGCGAGTGGCAGGCGGCCGTTGCCTGGTTGACCGATGCGTCGATGGCGCACTGCTCGGGTTGCTCGCATTACCGCGTGCGGCGGGCGATCATCGAAAAGACCTTCGGCGCAAAGGTCAATCTGGTGGACATCGCACACACGTGCGGCGTGCATATCAATACGGTGAGCAAACACAATACGACGATTCGGAAATGGCTCGATGGTGATCAACGCACCGGCACCACCGGCGTCATGCAGGCGGCATGGGCGAAGCTCGAACAGCGATTCATCGAGATCGGACTGGTCGAAACGAATGCCGCGACCTGACGTCCCAGGTTGCCATTTAGGATGACGATGTTCTTGACGATGTGTGTTCGGCACACAATAATGTGAAACATCAGATACACGTCATTCGTGTGTCCAGAGTCAGAAGCCCGCGATCTCGCGGGCTTTTTTATGGTTCATCGCGGATTACCGGGGAACGCGGCGCGGATTTTGAGGAAGAAATACTCCTCGTCGCGATACCCATAAGCGCGGCGCTTGATGACCTTGATCGTGTTGTTGATGCCCTCGACCACGCTGGTATTGAGCGGGTGCCGGCAGCGCGCGACGATGCCGTGCCAATAGCCTTGCAGGCGCCGGGCGAACAACTCGAGCGCAGCGATCCCGCTTTGCGCCGCCTGCTCTATCCAATGCTCCCAGGCCTTTTGGGCCCACGCCGGTTTGCGATAGAACCAGAGCCGCTTGAGTTCATCGCGTAGCAGATAGACACATAACAGCGGCTGGTTGGCCTCCAGCAACTCCTTCAGATGCACCGACTGTTCCGGTTTGAGATTGCGCCGGTTGCGCAGCAGCAGCCAGCGGCTGGACTTCAGAACCTTTCGCGCCGGCCGGTCGTGGCGCAGTTGATTGGCTTGATCGACACGAACGCGGTCAATGACCTCGCGTCCGTATTTGGCAACGACATGGAACAGGTCGTAGACGATCTCGGCCTGTGGGCAATGCGCATTGATCTCCAGCTCGTAGGCCGTCGTCATGTCGATGGCAACCGCTTCGATGCGCTTGGCGACGCCTGGCGGAAGCTGCTCGAAGAAGGCTCGGGCCGTCTCGCGTGAGCGTCCCTGACCGATCCACAGCACTTGACGGCCAATCGGATCGACGACCACCGTGGCGTAACGGTGACCTTTGTGAAGTGCGAATTCGTCCATCGCCAAATAGCGGATGGATGACCAGTCCGGATCCCTTACTCGAGCACGCAAACGGGCCTTGTCGATCGATTTGACTGTATGCCAGCCTAAATCGTAAAAGGCCGCCACTGCCTGCACACTGGCCGCCTGAAGCAGCTTCTCGCAGGCTTTGGCAAACCGCTCCGTGACACGCTGGTAGCGGCCCAACCAGTCCAGTTTCTCCAGTCTCGGACCGCCACAGTGATCGCACCACACTCGTCGACGCGGCACGTGCAACACGACACGATATTCAAACAGTGGCAGATCGCGCACTCTGCGAATCGACGTCTCGTGGATCTGCGAGCAACGCGCCCCGCATTGCTCGCAGAGCATCACCTTGCCTACCGGTTTCAGATACAGCGCGAGCGTGCGGCCTTCGCCTTGTGGCCACTCCACCCGCTCCAGCCGATAGCCCGTCCAGCAGCCCAGCGCTTGCAATGCCTTGCGATCGAGCACTTCATCCTCCAACGCCTTGCTTGAAAGACGTCAGATTACAAAACTGCTCGCCACGGCTCCACGGAATCCTGCGATGAACCTTTTTTATTTGCGGGTCATCCGTGCATGGCGGCCTCGACCGCCCATCGGTGGCGGTCAGTTTCATTCGAATTGGCGTGCCGGCGGCGTGTAGAAATTCGACGCTCGGCGCACGAGCGGGCCGTCAGCTTGCCAACGCTGTCTGCAGACCGAAGTTACACATCATCCCCGTCATCAGGGCCGCTACGCGCGGCCCTTTTTTATTGGAGCGACCTATGGCATCACTCGACGCCAACGACGTTTCACGCGATTCCGTTCGCGTGGATGCCGGACCCGTCTGCCGCCGAACGGCATCCAGCGGTCCCGAATGCGTTTGCGCGAACGGCATCGATCGCGCCGGCCGGTTCGCCGACGCCGCAACGAGCGAAATACACGTCGTCTCGGATCATTTCGCCGAAGCGAGCGCAGATGGCGTGCCCTTATCGGAGCGCCGCCATGAACGATAGCTCGACCGGCGGATACCTGACGCCGGCCAGCGCTCAACCGCCGATCGAGGACGATGGACTTGACGAGTTGCTCGGCGAATTGATCGCGGGCGTCACGACACTCCCCCCCGATGCCGTCTGGCCCGTGGGGAAGGCCACCCCGCTGTCGACGCCGAGTCCGTATGCCGATGGATGTGTCTTCGGCATCCACTCGCTTTGCTCCGACGCCGGACCGGTGATTCGTCACGACGGCACCGGCGAGGGTCGCGATTGCTACGTGCAGCATCAGGAAATCGAGGTGCTTTGCCGTTTCTCTGGTCCTCAGGCACGGAGTTACGCACAGCGTCTCGCCGACGGACTTGCCATGCCGCAGAACCGCGAGCCATTGCAACTGCACGACATGGCGTTCGCCGGAGCCAGCCCGATTCGGGCATCGCCCGAACCCGTCGATCGGCAAGCCGATCAACCCGCGGCGTACCGCTACGACATCACCGTATCGCTGCGCCGCAAGCTCACCCGGACCTATGCGGTCCTCAACCTTCGTTCGGCCAGCGCGGCGATGACGACCGATTCGTCGACGCCCGCGTCCGACATTTCATCCGTCCACTCCTAAGGAGGATCAGCATGTCCAACGGATTGCCCGTGTCGCGTTTGATCAACGTGACGATCAACATGTCGCCGCTTGCGGCGCAAGGTGCAAGTCTCAATACCGCGCTCGTCCTCGGACCGTCGGCCGTGATCGACACAGCCGAGCGCGCCCGAACATACGGCGGCATCGATGAGGTGGCCGCCGACTTCGGCACCGGTTCGCCCGAGTATGCCGCCGCGGCGCTCTACTTCAACCAGATGCCGCAACCTCAGTCGCTGATGATCGGCCGCTGGGCGAAGACGGCGAGCGCCGGCTCGTTGCGCGGCGGCGCGCTGTCGGTCGAGCAGCAGGAGATGAGTGCCTGGAACGAGGTGACGGCCGGCGCATTCGATCTGCCGATCGATGGCGAGGTCAAGACGATCAGCGGCGTCGACCTCGCCGATCAGACCAACCTGAACGGCGTCGCCGCCGTGATCAACGCCAAGCTGACGGGCGCGGTGATCGCCTGGACCGGGTCGCGGTTCGTCGTCACCTCGCGCTCGAGCGGCGCGGAATCGACGATCGGCTACGCGAGTTCGCCGCAGAGCGGCACCGATCTGTCGACCATGCTCGGCCTGACCAACGAGCTGGCCGGCGTGCCCGCTTCCGGCACGGCGCCCGAGCAGCCGGCCGAGGCCGTGGCGGTGCTGCTGGACCGCTTCGCCGGCCAGTTCCTCGCCATGACGTTCGCGGATTCGTCCATCACCGATGCCCAGCACATCGCGGTCGCGAAGCTGGTCGAAGCGGATCAGCGCCATCTCTACGGCGTCACAACCCGCAACCCGCAGACGCTGGACGCAACGGTTTCGACCGATCTGGCGAGCAGCCTCAAGGCACTCGAACTGAAATACACGATCGTGCAGTATTCGAGCACCTCGCCGTATGCCGTCACGTCGCTGCTCGGCCGTCTGCTGACGGTGAACTTCAATGGCAACAGCACGACCATCACGCTGATGTTCAAGCAGGAGCCGAGCGTGGCGGCCGAGCAGTTGTCCAGCACCGAGGCGAACGTGCTGCAGACGAAGCGCTGCAACGTGTTCGTCGGGTATGGCAACGACACCTCGATCGTCCAGTACGGCGTGACGCCGAGCGGCATCTTCATGGATTCGATCTACAACGCGATCTGGTTCCGCAATCGCGTGGAGACGGATCTGTTCAACCTGCTGTATCAGAGCCCGACCAAGATTCCCCAGACCGACGCCGGCAACGCACTGATCGCCGCGGTGATCTCGGCCGCGTGCGAGGCCGCCGTCAACAACGGCTATCTCGCTCCCGGCGTGTGGAATTCGGCAGGGTTCGGCGCATTGAGCCAGGGCGACACGCTGGCGAAAGGCTACTACGTCTATACGCCGCCGATCGCCCGGCAATCCCAGGCCGACCGCGAGGCGCGCAAGTCGGTGGTATTCCAGATTGCGGCGAAGGAGGCCGGTGCGATTCATGGCGCCGACATCGCCGTCAACGTTAATCGATAAAGGAGCAATTCACGATGGCAACGTACAGTTTTCAGGACGTCACCGCGACGCTGGTCGGCCCCGGTGGGGCCTTTTCTCTCGGCTATGGCGAGGCGAACGCGACCGAGGGCATCTCGATCTCGCGTGCCGCGAGCAGCAACACGATGTCGATCGGTGCCGACGGCGAGGGGATGCACAGCCTGAGTGCAAACAAGTCCGGGCAGGTGAAGCTGCATTATCTGAAGACCGCGCCCATCAACGCGAAGCTGATGGCGCTCTACGACGCGCAGCAACTGGACAGCAGCCAGTGGGGCAAGAACCTGATCGAGGTCGGGCAATCGGCGGCCGGTGATCTCTATAGCGCACGCGGTTGCGCGTTCAGCAAGGTGCCGGATATGACGTACAAGGCCGACACCGACATCGTGGAATGGGTATTCGATGCGATCAAGATCGACGGCATCCTCGGAACCTACTGACGATGACCACTGAAACCGATCTGAACGGCACGCGCTATCAGATCGGCAAACTGAGCGCGATGCAGCAGTTCCACGTGAGCCGCCGCATCGCGCCAGTGTTGCCGCCGCTGATTCTGGCGTACTTTGAACTGCAGGAATTCGAACCGCCGCTGGTGAAGAATCTGGCACCGCTCGCGACCTCGATCGAACCGGTGCTGGAAGCGCTCGCACGCATGAAGGATGAGGAGGCGGAATACGTCATCGGTGCCTGCATGCGCGTGGTGGAGCGTCGACACGGCAACGGCTGGGCGCGAGTCTGGTCGACGACGCAGGACATCTGCATGTTCGACGACATCGACATGGGCGTGATGCTCAATCTGACGGGCCGCGTGATCATCGAAAACCTCGGCCCTTTTATTCAAGGGCTGCTTACCGACCCAGTGAGCAGCCCGACCGAGCCGACACCGGCTGGATGAGAGCGTTGCCGGGTGGCGAGGATTGGCTGCTCGAACCGGTCCGGCAGGGCTGGTGTCGTTACGAGTCATTGCTCGACGGCACGCTCGGCCTGGCCGATATCGCGCTGATGAACGACGCGATCGCGGTGCGGGCAGACAACGAGGCGGCCGCGAGCCGTAGACAGGAGAACAGGCATGGCTGACAAGTCGGTGATCCAGGAGTTTTTCACTGCGCTCGGCATCAGGCTCGATGCCGAATCGGCAAGGAGAATCAGCGACGCCGTCGACAAGGCGATCCGCAGCGCCAGGTCGAAGGCGACGAGAGTCAGGACGGGTAAGTCGGCCGCCTCGATGGCGGCTGCTGCCGCCGAGGCCGCTGCTGCACTCGGGGCGCGCGCTATGGCATTCGTGTCGGCGTTGGAAACCCGCAGATCCGCCGAAGGCGGCGACGTGGGGGATGGAGCCGATGCAGCGAGCCACGGCGCATACGCTCTGCTGGATACGCTGCGTCATTTGAAAGCCGGTGCCGGAAGGGTGGCACCGACGGCACTCGATCATGTGTCCGGCATCAGCGTGAAAAGACCCTTCGGGAAGGCGGCAACATCTACCGCGAACGTCACCGCGAGGTCCACCGTTGCCAAAGATGGATGGGCGGCCAAGATGGCGAGCGCTGCGAAGCGGGTGGGACTTCCAACTACCGGAATGTCGCCGCGAAACGCGCGGGCTGCGGTGGCCGATGGCGATGGTACGACCAAGGCCGCCATCGGCAAAATACCGCAGGCCGTTGCGGACACAACGGTACACGCGAAGCCGGCTTCGACCAAACTCGGCAAGATGGCGAACGCCGCGAGCCGCGCGGCGACAACCAGCGAGGCTGCCATGCCGACAGCAGGAGTCCGGGCGATCGAAGCTTTTGCAGGAGCATTGCGGTGGGCAGGCCCGACATTCGGTGGCCTCGAGTCGCTGTTTCGAATTGGGAATCTGAACGAGAAAGGGCAAAGTGTTCTGCGCAGATATGGCGCATATGGCCCATCGGCACGTGTGCAGTTTGCCGAGCGCCTCGCACATTTACCGATCGGCAACCTGATTGCTTCGGGGGAGGGCGACTACAACAGCGTGAATCTAGGCGCCAAAGGTGCCTACAAGGCGAGCACCGCAGCGCTTACCTCCATGACGGTGGCGCAGGTGATGGAGGCGCAGCGCGCCGGCAAGTTCAAGGCGGCCGGTCGGTATCAGCTCGTGCCCGGTACGCTCGGCCAAGCGGCGGCTGCCCTTCATCTGACCGGCAACGAGTTGTTCGATCAGTCGTTGCAGGACCAAGTCCTCGCATACCTGGTGTTAAGAAAGCGTCGTGCCATCGGCGATTATCTGTTGGGCAAGAGCTCGGATCGCCATGCAGCACTGGTCGGCATGTCGCGAGAGTGGGCGAGTTTCCAGGACCCGGACACCGGACGCGGTCACTACGACGCCGTAGGCAAGAATCACGCGTCGATCGATGCCAGGCGGGCCGGCGACGCGTTGTTCAATTCGCGTCTGATGATCATGCCGACACCGCACGCGACCGCAGGCAGACAGGGCGCGCGAACCAACCACGTCGAGATCCACAACGACGTGACGATTCGAGTGACGGGTGCCCACGATCCGCACGCAACCGCGCAGGCGATCGGCCGTGAGCAGCGGTCGGTGATGGACCACGTGGGCAGGAACATGCAGGGAGCATTTCAGTGAATTCGATCTCCGACATCCTCGACGTCATGTTGGTCGGACGCAAGAAGATCGGCAGCCTCACGATTTCGGCCGTGATAACCGAGGCGTACACCGACGACGTCACCGTCACCAATCTTCCCGTCGAAACCAATGCGACGATCAGCGACCACGCCTACATGAACCCGCGCCAGATCGTGATGAAGTGTGGCTGGAGCAATGCCGATACATCGGCGCTGTTTGGTGCCGCTGCCGTCGCGTTCGACACCACCGGTGCGAATTCGATGGTGGGCGGCACCTATATCGACGCGGTCTACAGCAAGCTGCTGCAGTTGCAGGCCGATCACGAACTGCTCGATATCGTCACCACCCGGCGCAAGTATTCGAACATGCTGGTCACATCCCTGTCGCTCGAGACGGATAACGCCAGCGGTGCGGCACTGCCGATCAGCGTGACGCTGCAACAGGTCAACGTCGTCAGCACGAAGTCGACGACGCTGCCGCCGCGCGCGAACCAGGCGCGTCCGGCGGCCACCGCCGAGACCCAGAGCATGGGCACCAAATCCGCGCTGCCGGCCAGGCCGGCACGCGGCGGCTCTTTCACGCCATCGTGAGGCATGCTGATGACGACTTTCTATGAAATTCCGCTGGCGCCGACTCCGCAGGTGTTTTCCATCACGTTGAGCGGCGTGGCGTATCGGTTGACCGTGCTGTATCGCGACGCCGCAGAGGCCGGCTGGACCCTCGACATGGCGCACGCCAGCGGC
The genomic region above belongs to Burkholderia plantarii and contains:
- a CDS encoding DUF3383 domain-containing protein — protein: MSNGLPVSRLINVTINMSPLAAQGASLNTALVLGPSAVIDTAERARTYGGIDEVAADFGTGSPEYAAAALYFNQMPQPQSLMIGRWAKTASAGSLRGGALSVEQQEMSAWNEVTAGAFDLPIDGEVKTISGVDLADQTNLNGVAAVINAKLTGAVIAWTGSRFVVTSRSSGAESTIGYASSPQSGTDLSTMLGLTNELAGVPASGTAPEQPAEAVAVLLDRFAGQFLAMTFADSSITDAQHIAVAKLVEADQRHLYGVTTRNPQTLDATVSTDLASSLKALELKYTIVQYSSTSPYAVTSLLGRLLTVNFNGNSTTITLMFKQEPSVAAEQLSSTEANVLQTKRCNVFVGYGNDTSIVQYGVTPSGIFMDSIYNAIWFRNRVETDLFNLLYQSPTKIPQTDAGNALIAAVISAACEAAVNNGYLAPGVWNSAGFGALSQGDTLAKGYYVYTPPIARQSQADREARKSVVFQIAAKEAGAIHGADIAVNVNR
- the dusA gene encoding tRNA dihydrouridine(20/20a) synthase DusA, with translation MMDWTDRHCRALHRTISRHAWLYTEMVTTGALMHGDVARHLAFTPDEAPVALQLGGSEPDDLAKSAKLGENWGYDEINLNCGCPSERVQRGAFGACLMNEPTLVADCVKAMRDAVSVPVTVKHRIGVDAVEEYAFVRDFVGTVAQAGCDVFIVHARNAILKGLSPKENREIPPLKYDYAYRLKQDFPDLEIIINGGITTLDEVDAHLQHVDGVMLGREAYHNPFVLAEVDARFYGAAGAVPTREEIEAQLIAYCTDAVARGTYLGAIVRHALGLYRGVHGARGWRRVLSDSKRLSRGDVAAIFAEARTHLTAPSEIF
- a CDS encoding ISL3 family transposase gives rise to the protein MLDRKALQALGCWTGYRLERVEWPQGEGRTLALYLKPVGKVMLCEQCGARCSQIHETSIRRVRDLPLFEYRVVLHVPRRRVWCDHCGGPRLEKLDWLGRYQRVTERFAKACEKLLQAASVQAVAAFYDLGWHTVKSIDKARLRARVRDPDWSSIRYLAMDEFALHKGHRYATVVVDPIGRQVLWIGQGRSRETARAFFEQLPPGVAKRIEAVAIDMTTAYELEINAHCPQAEIVYDLFHVVAKYGREVIDRVRVDQANQLRHDRPARKVLKSSRWLLLRNRRNLKPEQSVHLKELLEANQPLLCVYLLRDELKRLWFYRKPAWAQKAWEHWIEQAAQSGIAALELFARRLQGYWHGIVARCRHPLNTSVVEGINNTIKVIKRRAYGYRDEEYFFLKIRAAFPGNPR
- a CDS encoding DUF6889 family protein codes for the protein MRALPGGEDWLLEPVRQGWCRYESLLDGTLGLADIALMNDAIAVRADNEAAASRRQENRHG
- a CDS encoding phage tail assembly chaperone; this translates as MTTETDLNGTRYQIGKLSAMQQFHVSRRIAPVLPPLILAYFELQEFEPPLVKNLAPLATSIEPVLEALARMKDEEAEYVIGACMRVVERRHGNGWARVWSTTQDICMFDDIDMGVMLNLTGRVIIENLGPFIQGLLTDPVSSPTEPTPAG
- a CDS encoding phage protein, which codes for MATYSFQDVTATLVGPGGAFSLGYGEANATEGISISRAASSNTMSIGADGEGMHSLSANKSGQVKLHYLKTAPINAKLMALYDAQQLDSSQWGKNLIEVGQSAAGDLYSARGCAFSKVPDMTYKADTDIVEWVFDAIKIDGILGTY
- a CDS encoding glycoside hydrolase family 104 protein, with product MADKSVIQEFFTALGIRLDAESARRISDAVDKAIRSARSKATRVRTGKSAASMAAAAAEAAAALGARAMAFVSALETRRSAEGGDVGDGADAASHGAYALLDTLRHLKAGAGRVAPTALDHVSGISVKRPFGKAATSTANVTARSTVAKDGWAAKMASAAKRVGLPTTGMSPRNARAAVADGDGTTKAAIGKIPQAVADTTVHAKPASTKLGKMANAASRAATTSEAAMPTAGVRAIEAFAGALRWAGPTFGGLESLFRIGNLNEKGQSVLRRYGAYGPSARVQFAERLAHLPIGNLIASGEGDYNSVNLGAKGAYKASTAALTSMTVAQVMEAQRAGKFKAAGRYQLVPGTLGQAAAALHLTGNELFDQSLQDQVLAYLVLRKRRAIGDYLLGKSSDRHAALVGMSREWASFQDPDTGRGHYDAVGKNHASIDARRAGDALFNSRLMIMPTPHATAGRQGARTNHVEIHNDVTIRVTGAHDPHATAQAIGREQRSVMDHVGRNMQGAFQ
- a CDS encoding DDE-type integrase/transposase/recombinase, producing the protein MCRVWAGRDGWATLALVIDCYTRELLGWHLSRSGKATTATDALEHALIARFGTLGRVSRPFLLRNDNGPVFTSQKYTKLVRNYAPATASIAADEGSGRGICFSRLTCAGLARSLDGRRGACKRGGGPIACSESGCV
- a CDS encoding phage baseplate protein, with amino-acid sequence MNSISDILDVMLVGRKKIGSLTISAVITEAYTDDVTVTNLPVETNATISDHAYMNPRQIVMKCGWSNADTSALFGAAAVAFDTTGANSMVGGTYIDAVYSKLLQLQADHELLDIVTTRRKYSNMLVTSLSLETDNASGAALPISVTLQQVNVVSTKSTTLPPRANQARPAATAETQSMGTKSALPARPARGGSFTPS